The following proteins come from a genomic window of Trifolium pratense cultivar HEN17-A07 linkage group LG4, ARS_RC_1.1, whole genome shotgun sequence:
- the LOC123923886 gene encoding MLP-like protein 43, producing MVATAIEKIEMDVPIKATPKQFYDVFCNKTHYVSNVCPDKVKSVVLQEGNWGTEGSIISWTYAFAGKSCVAKIRVEGLDKKNNKLTNTVLGGDLLKDYKSFKFIMQVVPQREGGVVHWSVEYEKLNNNVPNPHPMFHFCVEVLKNVDAHLSPEYKN from the exons atggtAGCAACTGCAATTGAAAAGATAGAAATGGATGTGCCTATTAAGGCCACTCCTAAGCAGTTCTATGATGTTTTTTGCAACAAGACACACTATGTTTCCAATGTTTGCCCTGATAAAGTAAAGAGTGTTGTCCTTCAAGAAGGTAACTGGGGCACCGAGGGTTCCATTATATCCTGGACTTATGCTTTTG CTGGAAAATCTTGTGTTGCTAAGATAAGGGTTGAAGGCTTAgacaaaaaaaacaacaaattaacaaaCACAGTGTTGGGTGGAGATTTGTTGAAGGATTACAAGAGCTTCAAATTCATAATGCAAGTTGTTCCACAAAGAGAAGGAGGTGTGGTGCATTGGAGTGTTGAATATGAGAAGCTCAATAACAATGTCCCTAATCCTCACCCCATGTTCCATTTTTGTGTTGAAGTTCTCAAAAATGTTGATGCTCACCTTTCACCTGAATACAAGAACTAA
- the LOC123923887 gene encoding MLP-like protein 43 has protein sequence MRDKNRIGFQHKINMAATAIEKIEMDVPIKATPQQFYDVFCNKTHYVSNVCPDKVKSVDLHEGNWGIEGSIISWNFVLGGKTSISKQRIEDIDKENNKITYKVLGGELLEDYKSIKFIMQIVPQREGSVVHWIVEYEKLNNNGPNPHPLFHFCVEVIKYVDAHLAPEDKK, from the exons ATGAGAGATAAGAATAGAATTGGTTTTCAGCACAAAATTAATATGGCAGCAACTGCAATTGAAAAGATAGAAATGGATGTGCCTATTAAGGCCACTCCTCAGCAGTTCTATGATGTTTTTTGCAACAAGACACACTATGTTTCCAATGTTTGCCCTGATAAAGTAAAGAGTGTCGACCTTCATGAAGGTAATTGGGGCATTGAGGGATCCATTATATCCTGGAATTTTGTTTTAG GTGGAAAAACTTCAATTTCTAAGCAAAGGATTGAAGACATAgacaaagaaaacaacaaaataacatACAAAGTGTTGGGTGGAGAGTTGTTGGAAGATTACAAGAGCATCAAATTCATAATGCAAATTGTTCCACAAAGAGAAGGAAGTGTAGTGCATTGGATTGTTGAATATGAGAAGCTCAATAACAATGGCCCTAATCCTCACCCCTTGTTCCATTTTTGTGTTGAGGTTATCAAATATGTCGATGCTCATCTTGCACCTGAGGACAAGAAGTAA
- the LOC123922736 gene encoding uncharacterized protein LOC123922736: YSVFLTPNAGISRFDFSNSYIWFEFYNAPLEKDVSLICDAIRAWHIVGRLGGCNAMNMQLSQSPFEKRPSYDYIQGANVTPTTFYNIGDLEVQDNLARIWVDIGTNEPLILDVLINALTQISSDFVGIKQLVFGGEEFENWNEDLTSEDTGYGVHKV, from the exons TATTCTGTGTTTCTTACCCCTAATGCTGGCATTTCCAGATTTGATTTTTCAAACTCATATATATGGTTTGAATTTTACAATGCTCCATTGGAAAAAGACGTCTCCTTAATTTGTGAT GCTATTCGAGCATGGCACATTGTAGGACGTCTTGGAGGATGCAACGCCATGAACATGCAA TTGTCACAGTCTCCATTTGAAAAACGACCAAGTTATGATTATATTCAGGGAGCGAATGTAACACCAACTACATTTTACAACATTGGGGATCTTGAGGTTCAAGACAACTTGGCTCGAATATG GGTGGATATTGGAACTAATGAACCACTGATTCTAGATGTTTTGATAAATGCGTTGACCCAGATAAGTTCTGA CTTTGTTGGAATCAAGCAACTAGTGTTTGGTGGAGAAGAATTTGAGAACTGGAATGAGGATTTAACATCAGAGGATACTGGTTATGGTGTTCACAAGGTCTAA
- the LOC123923888 gene encoding subtilisin-like protease SBT4.3 encodes MGSLPTGASYFSTNHHLSMLQQVIDGDDVENRLVRSYKRSFNGFAAILNDQQREKLLSMRGVLSVFPSQNYHLQTTRSWDFLGFPRSIERDQTIESDLVIGVIDSGIWPEAESFNDKGFGPIPKKWKGVCAGGGNFSCNNKIIGARFYTDEEKTARDFGGHGTHTASTTSGREVKDASFYGLAKGTARGGVPSSRISVYKVCKGDGTCSSKDILGAFDDAIADGVDILTISIGSPFAVEFLKDPIAIGSFHAMEKGILTAHAAGNYGPRPSSVSSNAPWLFSVAASSIDRQFIDKVILGNGKTFIGKSINTIPSNGRKLPIAVHNAKSCQVANVTPEICGCMDQNMVRGKLVLCGQPGGEVLAYMNGAIGSIVQVPKSQNELAVVTAKPSLNMDPENYAHVKSYTNSTKYPVAEILKSEETLHDNNAPRIPFFSSRGPNSLVPEIMKPDISAPGSDILAAFSPVASPTGDPDDKRSVKYNIISGTSMACPHVAGVVAYVKSFHPNWSPAAIKSAIMTTAKPINGTYNDMAGEFAYGSGNINPHQAVHPGLVYDITKQDYVQMLCNYGYDADKIKKISGDNSSCHGASNISFLKDLNYPSLVIPIEPGKRFNVKIHRTVTNVGARNSTYRATIIPIQNIKISVKPNVLSFRSLNEKQSFVVTVVGRAISNQTAISSSLVWSDGTHHVKSPIIVQKSS; translated from the exons ATGGGCTCACTTCCTACAGGAGCATCATATTTTTCAACCAATCATCATCTCAGTATGTTGCAACAAGTAATTGATGGCGACGATGTAGAAAACCGTTTAGTTCGAAGTTACAAGAGGAGTTTTAATGGTTTTGCTGCCATACTGAACGATCAACAAAGGGAAAAACTTCTTAGCATGAGAGGTGTGCTATCTGTTTTTCCAAGCCAAAATTATCACCTACAAACTACAAGATCATGGGACTTCCTTGGATTTCCTCGATCAATCGAAAGAGATCAAACCATCGAGAGCGATTTGGTGATTGGAGTCATAGACAGCGGAATATGGCCAGAAGCTGAAAGTTTCAATGACAAAG GTTTTGGTCCGATTCCAAAAAAGTGGAAGGGAGTTTGCGCAGGTGGTGGTAACTTCAGTTGCAACAACAAGATCATTGGTGCACGATTTTACACCGATGAAGAAAAGACTGCAAGAGATTTTGGTGGTCATGGAACCCACACAGCATCAACAACAAGTGGAAGAGAGGTGAAAGATGCAAGCTTTTATGGTCTTGCAAAAGGCACTGCGAGAGGTGGAGTTCCGTCTTCGAGGATTTCTGTATACAAAGTATGCAAAGGAGATGGTACTTGCAGTAGCAAAGATATTTTAGGTGCATTTGATGATGCAATTGCTGATGGAGTTGACATCCTCACAATCTCAATTGGGAGCCCCTTTGCCGTTGAATTTTTGAAAGATCCTATTGCCATTGGTTCTTTTCATGCCATGGAGAAAGGGATACTCACAGCACACGCAGCGGGAAATTATGGTCCCAGGCCAAGTAGTGTTTCTAGTAATGCACCTTGGTTATTTAGTGTTGCTGCAAGTTCCATTGATCGTCAATTTATTGATAAGGTCATTCTTGGAAATGGAAAGACATTTATTGGTAAGTCAATTAATACTATCCCCTCAAATGGAAGAAAACTTCCAATAGCTGTGCATAATGCTAAATCTTGCCAAGTTGCAAATGTAACTCCTGAAATATGTGGTTGTATGGACCAAAATATGGTAAGGGGTAAGCTTGTTTTGTGTGGACAACCAGGGGGTGAAGTATTGGCTTATATGAATGGTGCAATTGGTTCAATCGTTCAAGTTCCAAAATCTCAAAATGAACTTGCTGTGGTCACTGCAAAACCTTCACTTAACATGGATCCAGAAAACTATGCTCATGTTAAATCTTACACAAATTCCACTAAATACCCTGTAGCTGAAATTTTGAAGAGTGAAGAAACTCTCCATGACAACAATGCTCCTAGAATTCCCTTTTTCTCTTCACGTGGTCCAAATTCTTTGGTTCCAGAAATTATGAAACCAGATATAAGTGCCCCGGGATCGGATATCTTGGCTGCATTTTCACCTGTAGCATCACCCACAGGGGATCCGGATGACAAAAGAAGCGTCAAATACAACATAATATCTGGAACTTCTATGgcatgtcctcatgttgctgGAGTTGTTGCATATGTGAAATCATTTCATCCAAATTGGTCACCTGCAGCTATCAAATCTGCCATTATGACCACAGCGAAACCAATAAATGGTACTTATAATGATATGGCAGGTGAGTTTGCTTACGGATCGGGGAATATCAATCCACATCAAGCTGTTCACCCTGGACTTGTTTATGACATCACTAAGCAAGATTACGTGCAAATGCTTTGTAATTATGGTTATGATGCTGACAAAATAAAGAAGATCAGTGGAGATAATTCAAGTTGCCATGGAGCTTCCAACATATCATTTCTGAAAGATTTAAATTATCCTTCACTGGTGATTCCTATTGAGCCTGGTAAACGATTCAATGTCAAGATTCATAGAACAGTTACAAATGTTGGCGCTCGCAACTCCACCTACAGGGCTACTATCATACcaattcaaaatatcaagattaGTGTGAAACCAAATGTTCTCTCATTCAGATCATTAAACGAGAAACAATCATTTGTTGTCACTGTTGTTGGGAGAGCAATATCAAATCAAACTGCGATTTCATCCTCGCTTGTTTGGTCAGATGGCACCCACCATGTGAAGAGCCCAATCATTGTGCAAAAATCATCATGA
- the LOC123923889 gene encoding vacuolar sorting protein 3, with protein sequence MAAKFEPTTATTTRIVIEPHSQFDLSTHSRTTTVRSLAITTLSNNRTIIYVGTHSGTLFSLSPNLNHTNSSQNGTVLQKLSFLRSVSVTNSSVDAILVLPDLEKVLILSDGSLFLVDSDLSNRAVRLGFSKGISVVTRRRMRNNESEGLGLGLDSSNSSNHKFLHKLGGFIVKDGGESHSEGFGGCVLAIVIGKRLVIVELVVKDVNNASLVVLKEIQCVDGVVSTMVWIDDSIVVGTANGYSLISCVSGQSSVIFSLPDVSRPPRLKLLYRDWRVLLLVDNVGIIVDEQGQPVGGSLVFRHGLDSVGELSFYVVVVSDGKIELYNKKHGGCVQVLPFGGEGIGPCVVASEEDRGGKLVAVATATKVVCYQKLPSVEQIKDLLRKKNYKEAISLVEELEYEGEMSKDLLSFVHAQVGFLLLFDLHFEEAVDHFLLSETMQPSEIFPFIMRDPNRWSLLVPRNRYWGLHPPPAPLEDVVDDGLMTIQRASFLRKAGVETIVDNDHFLNPPNRADLLESAIKNISRYLEACREKQLMQSVSEGVDTLLMYLYRALNRVEDMERLASSTNWCVVEELEHMLEESGHLRTLAFLYASKGMSSKAVAIWRILARNYSSSLRKDPALETIIQDSGENLISGKAIAAAEASKILEESSDQDLILQHLGWIADISQLLAVEVLTSDKREIQLSPDEVITSIDPQKVEILQRYLQWLIEDQDCFDTQLHTLYSLSLAKSAIEAFEFENISENLASGNTERTNLATLRNSIFQIPVRERLQIFLQSSDLYDPEEVLDLIEGSELWLEKAILYRRLGQETLVLQILALKLEDSEAAEQYCAEIGRADAYMQLLDMYLDPQDGKDPMFTAAVRLLHNHGESLDPLQVLEKLSPDMPLQLASETLLRMFRARVHHHRQGQIVHNLSRAVDIDARLSRLDERSRNVQINDESLCDSCNARLGTKLFAMYPDDTVVCYKCYRRQGESVSVSGRNFKEDILIKPGWLVSR encoded by the exons ATGGCGGCGAAATTCGAACCAACCACCGCCACAACAACCCGAATCGTAATCGAACCACACTCACAATTCGACCTATCAACACATTCTCGCACCACCACCGTCCGATCTCTCGCCATCACCACACTTTCCAACAATCGCACCATTATCTACGTCGGAACTCACTCCGGTACCCTCTTTTCCCTTTCCCCTAACCTAAACCACACTAATTCCTCCCAAAACGGCACCGTTTTACAGAAACTCTCCTTTCTTCGAAGCGTTTCCGTAACAAACTCTTCAGTTGATGCAATTTTAGTTTTACCGGATTTAGAAAAGGTTTTGATTCTCTCAGATGGTTCGTTGTTTTTAGTTGATTCGGATTTATCGAATCGCGCTGTTAGGTTAGGGTTTTCGAAAGGTATTTCTGTTGTAAcgagaagaagaatgagaaatAATGAATCTGAAGGTTTGGGTTTAGGTTTGGATTCTAGTAATTCCAGTAATCATAAGTTTTTGCATAAATTGGGAGGGTTTATAGTGAAAGACGGTGGTGAATCGCATAGTGAGGGTTTTGGTGGATGTGTTTTGGCAATTGTTATTGGGAAAAGATTAGTGATAGTTGAGCTTGTTGTTAAAGATGTTAATAATGCATCACTTGTTGTTTTGAAAGAGATTCAATGTGTTGATGGTGTTGTTAGTACTATGGTTTGGATTGATGATTCGATTGTCGTTGGTACTGCGAATGGTTATAGTTTGATTTCGTGTGTTAGTGGACAGAGTAGTGTTATTTTTTCGTTGCCAGATGTGTCGCGGCCGCCGCGGTTGAAGTTGTTGTATAGGGATTGGAGGGTGTTGTTGTTGGTGGATAATGTGGGGATTATTGTTGATGAGCAAGGGCAGCCAGTTGGGGGTAGTTTGGTGTTTCGGCATGGATTGGATTCGGTTGGAGAGTTGTCGTTTTATGTGGTTGTTGTGAGTGATGGGAAGATTGAGCTGTATAATAAGAAACATGGGGGATGTGTTCAGGTTTTGCCGTTTGGTGGGGAAGGGATTGGACCTTGTGTTGTTGCTAGTGAGGAAGATAGGGGTGGGAAGCTTGTTGCTGTTGCAACTGCTACCAAG GTTGTGTGCTATCAGAAATTACCGTCTGTAGAACAAATAAAAGACCTTTTGAGGAAGAAGAACTATAAGGAAGCTATATCCTTGGTAGAGGAACTTGAGTATGAAGGTGAAATGTCAAAAGACTTGCTCTCATTTGTTCATGCTCAAGTGGGGTTCCTCTTGCTTTTTGACTTGCATTTTGAAGAAGCAGTGGACCACTTTCTGCTCTCTGAGACAATGCAACCTTCTGAAATATTCCCATTTATAATGCGAGATCCAAATCGCTGGTCGTTACTG GTTCCTAGGAATCGGTATTGGGGTTTGCATCCACCCCCAGCCCCTCTTGAAGATGTAGTCGATGATGGCTTGATgacaatccagagagcatctTTCCTAAGAAAAGCAGGGGTAGAAACAATTGTAGACAATGATCATTTTCTGAATCCACCGAATAGAGCTGATTTGTTGGAGTCagcaataaaaaatattagcaG GTATTTGGAAGCCTGTCGAGAGAAACAATTAATGCAGTCAGTCAGTGAAGGGGTTGACACACTATTAATGTATCTCTATAGAGCTCTAAACCGTGTTGAGGACATGGAGAGATTGGCGTCTTCAACAAACTGGTGTGTTGTG GAGGAGTTGGAACACATGTTAGAAGAGTCAGGGCATCTACGGACCCTTGCCTTTCTATATGCCAGTAAAGGAATGAGCTCAAAAGCTGTGGCTATTTGGCGCATCCTGGCGAGAAACTATTCATCTAGTCTACGGAAAGACCCTGCTTTGGAGACTATTATACAAGATAGTGGGGAAAACCTTATTTCTGGCAAGGCAATTGCAGCAGCTGAAGCTTCAAAGATTCTTGAGGAGTCATCTGACCAAGATTTGATTCTCCAACATCTAGGATGG ATTGCAGATATCAGCCAGCTTCTTGCAGTCGAAGTTCTAACATCGGACAAACGAGAGATCCAGCTTTCTCCTG ATGAAGTCATTACATCTATTGATCCACAGAAGGTCGAAATTTTACAGAG GTATCTCCAATGGTTGATTGAAGACCAAGACTGCTTTGATACTCAGTTGCATACATTGTATTCCCTTTCACTTGCCAAATCAGCAATTGAAGCCTTTGAGTTTGAAAATATCTCTGAAAATCTTGCTAGTGGAAATACTGAGAGAACAAATTTGGCTACTTTAAGGAACTCTATTTTTCAGATTCCTGTCAGGGAAAGATTACAGATCTTTTTGCAATCATCAGATTTGTATGATCCAGAAGAAGTTCTCGACTTGATTGAAGGATCAGAATTATGGTTGGAAAAG GCTATTCTATATAGAAGATTGGGGCAAGAGACTTTGGTCCTCCAAATTTTGGCTTT GAAACTAGAAGACAGTGAAGCTGCTGAGCAGTATTGTGCCGAGATTGGAAGAGCCGATGCCTACATGCA ATTGCTAGACATGTATTTGGATCCACAAGATGGAAAGGATCCCATGTTTACTGCTGCTGTTCGCCTTCTTCACAATCATGGAGAATCATTGGACCCATTGCAAGTTTTAGAG AAACTCTCACCAGATATGCCGCTTCAACTTGCTTCGGAGACTTTACTAAGAATGTTCAGGGCCAGAGTTCATCATCATCGTCAAGGACAG ATTGTGCATAATTTATCTCGTGCCGTAGACATTGATGCAAGGTTGTCAAGATTAGATGAAAGATCAAGGAATGTGCAGATTAATGATGAGAGTCTCTGTGATTCCTGTAATGCACGCCTTGGAACCAAGTTATTTGCAATGTACCCTGACGATACTGTTGTATGTTACAAG TGTTACCGCCGTCAAGGTGAGTCAGTGTCTGTCTCTGGTCGCAATTTTAAGGAAGACATCCTAATTAAACCAGGTTGGCTTGTGAGCCGTTGA